AGGATCGCCCGGCGCTTCTTGTGGGCGTTGACTGCCCGCTTGACGCGTGCCACTTGTTAACTCCTTGTAGCGGGGCCGCGGTGGATTCTCACGCGGCCCGAATTCGATTGGGTCCCGGTCCGACGCGCACCCCGGGCGAGCGGGGTGCGAAACGTCACTTGCCGAGAAGCTTCTTGATCTTCTTGGCGTCGCCCGGGGCCATCTCGGCGTTGCCGGTGAGGCGACGCGTCAGCTTGGACGACTTGTGCTCGAGCAGGTGGCGCTTGCCGGCGCGCTCGCGCATGACCTTGCCGGAGCCAGTGATCTTGAAGCGCTTGCTGGCACCGGAGTGCGTCTTGTTCTTCGGCATGCGCCGTATCTCCTCGTCGGTGGCACTCCCCCGGGCCCGGAAAACGGGCGCACGGAAGCGTCAGCTTGGTTCGGTTGGTGCCCGGGGCGGTGCCCCGGGCCGGGTAATCCAGGGCCGCGGGGCCCCTGGATCACGCCTCTGCAGGCTCCTCGGCGGACTGCTCCTGCTCGGCGGGCTGCTCCTGCTCGGCGGAGGCACCCTGGCGCTCCGCCTTGCGAGCGGCCTGCGCCTCGCGGGCTTCGGCCATCGCCTCGGTCTTCTTCTTGTGAGGACCGAGAACCATGATCATGTTTCGGCCGTCCTGCTTCGGGTTCGACTCGACGAAACCGAGGTCCTGGACGTCCTCCGCCAGCCGCTGCAGCAGTCGGTAGCCCAGCTCGGGGCGGGACTGCTCGCGACCACGGAACATGATCGTGATCTTGACCTTGTCGCCCTGCTTGAGGAACCGGACGACGTGACCCTTCTTGGTGTCATAGTCGTGCGGGTCGATCTTCGGCCGGAGCTTCATCTCCTTGATGACCGTGTGCGCCTGGTTCTTGCGCGCCTCA
The window above is part of the Streptomyces syringium genome. Proteins encoded here:
- the rpmI gene encoding 50S ribosomal protein L35, coding for MPKNKTHSGASKRFKITGSGKVMRERAGKRHLLEHKSSKLTRRLTGNAEMAPGDAKKIKKLLGK
- the infC gene encoding translation initiation factor IF-3, with protein sequence MWCYLGGPISTEPRINDRIRVPEVRLVGPSGEQVGIVPLAKALELAQEYDLDLVEVAASARPPVCKLMDYGKFKYESAMKAREARKNQAHTVIKEMKLRPKIDPHDYDTKKGHVVRFLKQGDKVKITIMFRGREQSRPELGYRLLQRLAEDVQDLGFVESNPKQDGRNMIMVLGPHKKKTEAMAEAREAQAARKAERQGASAEQEQPAEQEQSAEEPAEA